The genomic segment AGAAATATCTCCCAGTGTATGGCTTATGCTTCTCCTGGACCCCATATCTTTCTGATTATCATCAAACTGGACCgattcacagaagaagaaaagaagacggTGGAGAAGATTCAAAAAATCTTTGGAAAGTCAGCAGACAAATACAGCATGGTTCTCTTTACCCATGGTGACCTGCTCAGAGGGCAACCTATCGAGGAGTTCTTGAAGAAAAGCAAAGACCTGCAGAAGCTTGTGGCCAAATGTAACGACCAGTACCACGTCTTTGATAACAACCTCTCTGATAGTTCTCAGACCAGAGAGCTGCTCAACAAgatcagaaaaataacagaaaagaacacaggaaaccattacaccactgagatgtttcaggaggcagagagggcgattgaagaggagaaacagagaatcctgaaagagaaagaagaggaaatgaggaaagagaggaaggaactAATGAGGAAAATAGTGGAAAAATTTGAGCAAAGGATAAAGGAAGCGAAGGAAGACGCGGAGAAGGAGAAACAGCGAATCCTGAAAGAGAATGAAAAGCAAAAGTGCAAAGAGGAGGAactaaagaggaaaataaaagaaaaacatgagaaagaactaaaggaagcagaggaagacactaagaaggagaaacagcgaatccagaaagagaaagaagagcaaaAGTGCAAATTGAAGGAGGAACTggagagggaaataaaagaaaaacatgagaaagaatTCAAAGAAGCGAaggaagagatggaaaaagaactagcagaaaaaatgaaagcactggaggaagaacaggaagagaaggctagaagagaggcagagaagagCTCTTCAGTGCTCGCAAAGGTTGGTCGTGGACTTGCAGCTGTGGGGGCTGCTGCGGCTAGGTTGGTTGCGGGGGCTGTGgcgatatttaaaaaataactacagCTCATTGTATCCGACCTGATGTACAttataatgtcagtgtttaaaaCTGATCTGTTTGATTCTCAAATTACTCTCGCCTTTTCTTTTAGAcatattttgaacacaaaactaaaagactaaaGGGACTTTCAGACAGGACGCGGTGGGGGTTACGCGCTGCTGTCAAGCCCATTCATTGTCTATGTGTAGCTCTGCACAAGAGCATATCTGCACTCGGCCGAGCTGAGCTCAGCACAAGGTCTTGTTTGCCAGTTGGACCAATAGtatctgtctgcagtctgcaagacccaatttcaaatatctttatttatctgttaggaacttcagttgtgtaaaaaaagcatcagtgtgCATACAGCtcagcacaacaaaacaaacaaacaaaagaacacacacacatacaagtggctgTATTAAAAGCATGACAATTGTTATGAAAGGTTAAAagagtggtgttaaaaataaatgaacaaatggaTCAGCCATTCATGAGCCTGATGGATGTGGGCACGAAGCTTGAAATGGCTCTCTTAGTTCTGAAAGTTTGAGATCTGTGTCATCGGTATCTTCTGCCCACTACAATCTTCTAAATGGTGTTTGACCCTGCTGAGGCCGTGTGGCTCGCTTTACTTTGGTTCACCATctatttttatcatttcaaacaaataaactaagAACATTTTAGAAACATGACTCACATAAGTGCCTCCAACCAAAGCCGTAGTATCCTCCAAGGTATAGAGAAGAAGCCCTGCAGCCCGTCTATGCAGATGGTTGGATGGAGCGGagaggaaatttaaaaaaggatgatttttattttcatccacaaaatgtcatcaaaaatataaaaattgtGAAAGTATGTAATAAACCCAAGTAATTTCAGTAAGGAGACATAATTCTctatgaatatttaaagttgCATGTCACATATGATACTTATTTAAACTATCATCTCCGTGCTCTTAAATTACCCTTTTTTAACAGTtggtagataaataaaataaacattgtttaaataaaatccacatcgtttgctttaaaagaaagcttATCAACTCTGGTTGTGAAATAACCCTGGTATTACTAACGTATATTTAACTAAATATAAGTTGTGTAAGGAAAATACTCTTGTGTCTGTACTAAAGCTGAAATTTTGCCCACaacttctgtgtttctttggcgGCCAAAATCATCGTTTTAGACATCTCACGTGGTTCTCTGCTGAGATTTGGATAGGTACACGTTCCCCCCCTCTcttgcagcctgcagacagacCCCTCTCAATAGgagggaagatcagatcacaacaaacggGGTCCCAGAGAGAGCTCTCTTATGTAAAGACCTGTCCGACAGTTTTGGCGTaccagctgtgtttaaaacagcagcattagCTGAAATGTTAACGTGCTTGTGAAGCGGTCGTCATAGAGCTGCATTTCCTGGACGAGACTAAACTCTCCCAAATCCTGTTGTGCCCTGAGGatctcatgaacacacaccctctcctcCTGTGCTGCTAGCTCCTGTCACGGCTTTGGCTGTGatcctgtttctctgtgtatcccttgtgtcccctccccctctgtctgtgtgtgtgtgtgtgtgtgtgtgtgtgtgtgtgtgtgtgtgtgtgtgtgtgtgtgtgtgtgtgtgtgtgtgtgtgtgtgtgtgtgtgtctctctggaGGGCGTGGCTTCAATCAAACACCTGGTGACTACTCACACCTGCAACTCATCTTCTTATCTGCCTCAGACTAAGACCCAGGGTTCAACTCGACTCATTGCCAGATTATTGAGTCTACTGAAGTGGTAGCTATGATCGGCTGCTCTTAACATTTGTTAGAGTTTATTCCAAGTGTTGTTCCAGTGAGTCCTAAcagattttctctcttgttgtccAGATTTTCACCGGTgtcatctcctccagtctgctctcctctcagaCAACTCAACCAATTACCTGTCTGCCTACGGAACCAGCTAACTCCATAAGACTCCTCCACGCCGTCActaccagccagccagtcagccatTCACTGATACCTAGCCctgcaataaaacctcaaacCCTTCAATTTTGCTGCCGTGTCTGCTTTTGGGTCTAAATACAAACCGtaacagctcctcctcctcctcagttaaAGATCAGAGTTTTCTACTGAATAGTGAACAGGTACAAACACACTGTGCACCAAAAAGTAACTATTTTCCCGACTAATGTTTCTGTAACCTAGCAATGTGCACCGTTGCTTTTCGCTTGTGTGCGCTCCCCTTCTGCTCTGCGCCCTACTCCATGGgagtgcagcacacacagcttCCTATCTGACAGgcaagtgcaaacaaacagctttaagtcaaatcagacacacaggtgatgacaggaagtgaccagaggcagtgcaccttttaaaaaaataaagtaaatatgtcgtcatcaacaacatcaacagctgctcatgagagtttgaatcagaatcaaaaccatcctaaacatcatcatcatcatcatcatcatcatcaaggtgTTCATGAAGAGCTTTGTCTTAAAGGTACAAAGGGTCTCTGCAGATCGACATTAAATggtttttatttgacacatgaattaaaaatatatatataatacaaaatgGGTTTTAATCTCCTTGTGATCTTAagtatcaaagttttaaagtctgtaacaatgtttttacaatcaaatgtactttcatgaaatcaaactcGTCTTTTCAAGAAAGATTGAATCACAGCTGAGaggatttgttttcagtgtcagaTGTTTCAGGTTGGCTTCTATGTTAGAAAAGTCCTTCaattttctctgaatacttGTAAAGCAAACTGCATCATCCAAATgtgctttaatgtgattttttgcttcttcattttaataaaatgttgtaacagagtctgtagttttatttgtgaacaaagagagacatgagaCTAGAATTCAGGTTGATCAAGAGGATTCATCGAAGTCaagaagtcaaagtcaactttattgtcaatttcaaaatatgccagacatacagtggaattgaaattgtgtttgtctccgtcccgcggtgcaatacaaccaaaataaggtaaaataagataaaataaaataaggtaaaataagataaacaatatttacagtaataaattctaaatagtgcaaaacaaaatggtaaataaaataaaatttaaagaaaaagtaaacttgaaatGTGCAATAAATGACAAGTTTCATagagcaaagaaacaaaaaacttttttttaatgtgttttgttttttaatcgtATATATTTACTTTATAAAGTTGAAAATCATACCATAACATATTTTAGACTCTTTAATGTCAGAAGTAGATATGATAATGGGGACAGTAAGGGGTTAATAAATGATCCTCTATGATGAATATAATCAGTCCTCCTCGTTTCATCATTACAGTTGTTGATATttgactgatcagtctattatcacactgagctgttactgctaatactacacatacttttaccattattactgacactgtagctttaaatctattttattcattgttgttgttgttgctctgtttgtctctcttcttcctgaATCTCCCTCTATCACACTTTCCAGCTTGGACACAGTGTCATcagacggctgttcatcatgagtctggatctgctcgaggtttcttcctcttgaaggggacatattatgaaaaatccacttgggtaacctgagtgtctaccgacccacaaaacgtgaaataaacccatccagtcctttgattgtggtctgcataagtcttaaaacacagacaaaaattcCCCGTTTCAAATGttctctccttgtgacatcacaagttggaTTCAGGTAAAACAATACCCTCCCCTCATATCTCCACCCacacagagcgttctgagagagctggtttatacagggtcacaaacctgcTCTGgggcttgattcatgttttattttgaccaaagcacagcacagatggtGTCGTTAATGTTTAGAGAAATATCTTAGAATACGGTGAATGGAAAAGAAACTCTTGTATTTTCTTCAGGATCAGTGAAAGAATTCCTGGAGCTGCGTGTGAGACAAACCATAAAGGAGATGTGTCAGGAGACGTTGATGCTTTTGATGATCGTGACGACATATAtggatttaataaaatgtgctttgcctctgtgcacttcctgtcagcacctgtgtgtccgatcggaCTTAAAGCCGTTCATTatctcttactgacattgtttcctcctcttgatgctcgtttgtgttgttcttactccctGATGTACGTCATTTCAACAAAAGTGTATTTCTACCAAAAGcatttagtttcttttcttttcttttcttttttaaatacaaagtgtaCTGGTTGTGTACTCACCATTGTGTTGTGATGAACCAGGTATAAAAACTCACTTTTGGCACCAGCAGCCGTTTATTCTGataataacagaagaaagatgagcacgctcacacagacactttgGTGGTTAACAGctctaacattcacacaggGACAGGATAATGCAGACAGGACAAACATTTAACGTGTATATAAAATGTAGGTCTCTGTCACAGCCACTTCTTTGGTAGTAAGCTTCAGTATTTACttaaacagagagcagaaaatcAAGCTAACTGTTGGTGAAGTCAGCTACACCACGACAACAAATGATGAAGCTGAAACTCAGCtagaaaagcataaaaacatggaGAGTTGAAATAACTCaactaaaacaaatcaatatcacCACAAAAGTCTTTGCTAATTATTTTAAGAGGATCTCTGAAACATGGCACATTAATAAAACTTACTTTTACTCAGAAAAACGGACTTATTTCATCGTTTTTTAGCGGAGCTCTTAATAAGTCAACTCACCACGGAGAGTGTAACCTGGCAACAGGGCACGGGGCTCATCACGCATGTCTGCAGGGgccccagcagagggcgctcatgGTACTCACAAGCTAAAAGCTCATGGTCACAAATACATTACTGACAGTATTAACACCAATAAAATAGTCAAATAAGAACAAATTATGGCAAATGAAGGCAAGTGGAATCATTAATGTAGATTATTCACTAAATGATCCCTCTGTTAACGACAGGCCACCGTAACAGGTGTGTTTATTCTGATCAGTTCTACTAACCATTGTGTTATTGCTCTAATATATGCTTCTAATAAatggtaaaaatgtatttctctgtaCTAATCCTCCTCCATATTTTCCACATTATTGTCACTGCATTGGTGCTCTAAAAAAATATCCTTTCCAGTGTAAACACAAAGGGCTACTCTTGTATATTTTACAAAGACTTTTAAAAGCCTGTAACTAGTGTAGTAATTGCTTTTCCATTCACTTCTCTCCAGTTGACTCATTCACACTCAACAGATAGAGTCTATAACTGAGAGAGGGCTGTTTGTAAAATAGTGGTAATATTGCAAAATAACACTGGGCTGCAGCTTCATGGTAGACTATTTATTAAAACCACATATTAGAACAATGACACAATGGTTAAAAGAATACACACAAGCTTTTTTTAACAGGGTTAATGTTTCCACTTTCAATGATTTACCATAATTTGTTCTTACTTTactattttaatcatgttaatACTGTCAGTAATGTATTTGTGACCATGAGCTTTCATTTCTATCTTCAGTTTTCTCTATGTTTGTTAGAAATTGTCTGTCTGAATGGGAAATGCTTTTTGCAGCTATGAAACCAGACAGTGACTTTCTCAGCAGAAACAGCGTCCTTGCTTGCAAGAATGTTAGTTTAACAAGCAGGGGCCGAATCCAGATGTTTTTCCCTGGCGCCCCAAATGCAGCGGTGAAATCAAATTGTGCACATACACGATCAATCAATCGGACATTATTTGTATGGCGctaattcataataaatgtgatctcaagacacttcacagaaagagcagattaagaccttactctttgttatatattgttacaaagacccaacattaatccatcatgagcactaagcaacatttagcaaagttacagtggagaggaaaaacttattttaagaggaagaaacctcgagcagatccagactcatgatgaacagacgtCTGATGAAACTGTGTCCGGGTTTAGTCTCGTCCAGGAAATGCAGCTCTATGACGACCGCTTCACAAGCACGTTAACATTTCAGctaatgctgctgttttaaacacagctggtACGCCAAAACTGTCGGACAGGTCTTTACATAAGAGAGCTCTCTCTGGGACCccgtttgttgtgatctgatcttccctcCTATTGAGAGGGgtctgtctgcaggctgcaagAGAGGGGCGGAACGTGTACCTATCCAAATCTCAGCAGAGGACCACGTGAGATGTCTAAAACGATGATTTTGGCcgccaaagaaacacagaagttGTGGGCAAAATTTTGGCTTGAGTACAGACACAAGAGTATTTTCCTTAGACAACTTATATTTAGTTAAATATACGTTAGTAATACCAGGGTTATTTCACAACCAGAGTTGATaagctttcttttaaagcaaacgatgtggattttatttaaacaatgtttattttatttatctaccaACTGTTAAAAAAGGGTAATTTCAGAGCACGGAGATGATAGTTTAAATAAGTATCATATGTGACATGtaactttaaatattcatagAGAATTATGTCTCCTTACTGAAATTACTTGGGTTTATTACATACTTTCacaacttttatatttttgatgacattttgtggatgaaaataaaaatcgtcctttttttaatttcctctccGCTCCATCCAACCATCTGCATAGACGGGCTGCAGGGCTTCTTCTCTATACCTTTGAGGATACTACAGCTTTGGTTGGAGGCACTTATGTGAGTcatgtttcaaaaatgttcttAGTTTATGTGTTTGAAATGATAACAATAGAAGGTGAACCAAAGTAAAGCGAGCCACACGGCCTCAGCAGGGTCAAACACCATTTAGAAGATTGTAGTGGGCAGAAGATACCGATGACACAGATCTCAAACTTTCAGAACTAAGAGAGCCATTTCAAGCTTCGTGCCCACATCCATCAGGCTCATGAATGGCTGAtccatttgttcatttatttttaacaccactctTTTAACCTTTCATAACAATTGTCATGCTTTTAATAcagccacttgtatgtgtgtgtgttcttttgtttgtttgttttgttgtgctgaGCTGTATGcacactgatgctttttttacacaactgaagttcctaacagataaataaagatatttgaaattgggtcttgcagactgcagacagttACTATTGGTCCAACTGGCAAACGAGACCTTGTGCTGAGCTCAGCTCGGCCGAGTGCAGATACGCTCTTGTGCAGAGCTACACATAGACAATGAATGGTCTTGACAGCAGCGCGTAGCCCCCACCGCGTCCTGTCTGAAAGTCCCtttagtcttttagttttgtgttcaaaatatgTCTAAAAGAACAGGCGAGAGTAATTTGAGAATCAACAGATCAGttttaaacactgacattataaTGTACATCAGGTCGGATACAATGAGctgtagttattttttaaatatcgcCACAGCCCCCAAAACCAACCCAGCCCCAACAGCCCCCACAGCTGCCACAGGCGCAATAGCCAACCCAGCCCCAATAGCCCCCACCACCGCAAGTCCACGACCAATCTTTGCGAGCACTGAAAGGctcttctctgcctctcttctagccttctcttcctgttcttcctccagtgctttcattttctcttttagttctttttccatctcttcctTCGCTTCTTTTAattctttctcatgtttttcttttatttccctctccAGTTCCTCCTTCAATTTGCACTtttgctcttctttctctttctggattcgctgtttctccttcttagtgtcttcctctgcttcctttaattctttctcatgtttttcttttattttcctctttagtTCCTCCTCTTTGCACTTTTGCTTTTCATTCTCTTTCAGGATTCGCTGTTTCTCCTTCTCCGCGTCTTCCTTCGCTTCCTTTATCCTTTGCTCAAATTTTTCCACTATTTTCCTCATTagttccttcctctctttcctcatttcctcttctttctctttcaggattctctgtttctcctcttcaatcgccctctctgcctcctgaaaCATCTCAGAGGTGTAATggtttcctgtgttcttttctgttatttttctgatcTTGTTGAGGAGCTCTCTGGTCTGAGAACTATCAGAGAGGTTGTTATCAAAGACGTGGTACTGGTTGTTACATTTGGCCA from the Labrus bergylta chromosome 4, fLabBer1.1, whole genome shotgun sequence genome contains:
- the LOC136176994 gene encoding GTPase IMAP family member 7-like isoform X1; the protein is MAVSKETTMYNNKEIRIVMVGKTGAGKSAAGNTILGHNCFESVFSPESVTTDSAKSYGELDGQKVSVIDTPGLFDTNTDEETTRRNISQCMAYASPGPHIFLIIIKLDRFTEEEKKTVEKIQKIFGKSADKYSMVLFTHGDLLRGQPIEEFLKKSKDLQKLVAKCNDQYHVFDNNLSDSSQTRELLNKIRKITEKNTGNHYTTEMFQEAERAIEEEKQRILKEKEEEMRKERKELMRKIVEKFEQRIKEAKEDAEKEKQRILKENEKQKCKEEELKRKIKEKHEKELKEAEEDTKKEKQRIQKEKEEQKCKLKEELEREIKEKHEKEFKEAKEEMEKELAEKMKALEEEQEEKARREAEKSSSVLAKTKTQGSTRLIARLLSLLKW
- the LOC136176994 gene encoding GTPase IMAP family member 7-like isoform X2 is translated as MAVSKETTMYNNKEIRIVMVGKTGAGKSAAGNTILGHNCFESVFSPESVTTDSAKSYGELDGQKVSVIDTPGLFDTNTDEETTRRNISQCMAYASPGPHIFLIIIKLDRFTEEEKKTVEKIQKIFGKSADKYSMVLFTHGDLLRGQPIEEFLKKSKDLQKLVAKCNDQYHVFDNNLSDSSQTRELLNKIRKITEKNTGNHYTTEMFQEAERAIEEEKQRILKEKEEEMRKERKELMRKIVEKFEQRIKEAKEDAEKEKQRILKENEKQKCKEEELKRKIKEKHEKELKEAEEDTKKEKQRIQKEKEEQKCKLKEELEREIKEKHEKEFKEAKEEMEKELAEKMKALEEEQEEKARREAEKSSSVLAKTKTQGSTRLIARLLSLLK